Proteins encoded within one genomic window of Bacillus sp. F19:
- a CDS encoding MFS transporter, protein MWKNKNVWIVLSGEFIAGLGLWFGIIGNLEFMQKNVPSDFMKSLILFIGLLAGVLVGPLAGRMIDSCSKKTVLIYSGLGRMLSVVFMFMAIQFDSLFFMILFMISIQLSAAFYFPALQAVIPIIVKDNDLIQMNGVHMNVATMARVIGTALAGALLVFMSLTSIYALSMAAYAVLFGATFLLDFKEEKREQSKSGKSGSFKDVLPVLKATPIAITALVLTIIPVLFIGGFNLMVINISELQDSTSIKGLLYTVEGIAFMIGAFFVKKITHRFSSVHMLFAFALLISIAHLSLFFSDIMWMSLISFGVFGLGVGCFFPIVSTIFQTKIPKEYHGRFFSFRNMLDRVMFQVVLLGTGLFLDTIGLQFMVLIFGTLSLIMVVLYGMMYFQKTEVSSLSESK, encoded by the coding sequence ATGTGGAAAAATAAAAATGTCTGGATTGTGCTCAGCGGTGAATTTATTGCAGGGCTTGGTTTATGGTTTGGCATTATCGGAAACCTTGAATTTATGCAAAAAAATGTACCATCTGATTTCATGAAATCTCTTATTCTATTTATTGGACTGCTTGCAGGGGTGCTTGTCGGTCCTCTTGCCGGCAGAATGATTGACAGCTGCTCCAAAAAGACCGTGCTTATTTATTCGGGCCTTGGAAGAATGCTCAGTGTTGTCTTTATGTTTATGGCAATACAATTTGATTCTCTCTTCTTTATGATTCTGTTTATGATCAGTATTCAATTATCTGCAGCCTTTTATTTTCCTGCACTTCAGGCTGTAATACCTATTATTGTAAAGGACAATGATTTGATACAAATGAATGGGGTCCATATGAATGTTGCGACCATGGCGAGGGTGATTGGCACAGCACTTGCCGGTGCGCTGCTTGTCTTTATGAGTCTGACATCGATTTATGCACTGTCCATGGCTGCATATGCCGTTCTTTTTGGAGCAACTTTTCTGCTTGATTTTAAAGAAGAAAAGAGGGAGCAGTCAAAATCAGGGAAGTCCGGCAGCTTTAAAGATGTTCTTCCTGTATTAAAAGCGACTCCTATTGCCATTACAGCTCTTGTTCTGACAATCATTCCTGTTTTGTTTATCGGCGGATTTAATCTGATGGTGATCAACATAAGCGAGCTCCAGGACAGCACGTCCATTAAAGGGCTTCTTTACACCGTTGAAGGAATTGCATTTATGATCGGCGCTTTTTTTGTAAAAAAAATTACTCATCGATTTTCATCCGTTCACATGCTCTTTGCTTTTGCTCTATTAATTTCAATTGCACATTTAAGCTTATTCTTTAGTGATATCATGTGGATGTCGCTCATCTCATTTGGAGTATTCGGTCTTGGGGTTGGCTGCTTTTTTCCGATTGTCTCGACCATCTTTCAAACGAAGATTCCAAAAGAATATCACGGCCGTTTTTTTTCGTTTAGAAATATGCTTGATCGTGTTATGTTCCAGGTCGTTCTCCTCGGTACGGGTCTTTTCCTTGATACAATCGGCCTGCAGTTCATGGTGCTTATCTTTGGAACATTATCACTCATAATGGTCGTATTATATGGAATGATGTATTTTCAGAAAACAGAAGTAAGCAGTTTAAGTGAAAGCAAGTAA
- a CDS encoding LysM peptidoglycan-binding domain-containing protein has translation MKQKIIGLAASAVIGSTLIGSAASADSITVKKGDSLWKLSREYKTTVETIKLRNKLSKDMIIPGQVLQISGTAEKPASSVQKPAAPAKTSVSTYKVKSGDSLWVIARKHNVSVNELKSLNGLKSDFIRPGQTLKVSKTTGKAPAAAAPEPAANQPAASTYKVKLGDYLGKIANQFDLTVAELKAMNNLKSAVIYAGQTLKVQGSSAAPPSKVEETKPSANSKIDTMIAEAKKHVGVPYRWAGNTPSGFDCSGFMYYVLNKVTSVSRLSTAGYWDIMTPVSSPQKGDLVYFTTYKAGPSHMGIYLGNGEFIHASSSGVTISKLDNSYWKARYLGAKRYLK, from the coding sequence ATGAAACAGAAAATTATTGGTTTAGCTGCTTCAGCAGTCATCGGTTCCACTTTAATTGGTTCCGCAGCTTCTGCAGACAGCATAACCGTTAAAAAAGGCGATTCGTTATGGAAGTTGTCACGCGAGTATAAAACAACAGTTGAAACGATTAAACTGAGAAACAAGCTTTCTAAAGATATGATTATTCCAGGACAAGTTCTGCAGATATCAGGAACTGCTGAAAAACCTGCATCTAGTGTTCAAAAACCTGCTGCACCCGCTAAAACCTCTGTCTCTACATACAAAGTGAAATCAGGCGATTCCCTCTGGGTCATTGCACGAAAACATAATGTATCTGTAAATGAGCTGAAAAGTTTAAATGGGCTGAAGTCCGATTTTATTCGACCCGGACAAACCTTAAAAGTAAGCAAGACGACTGGAAAAGCTCCGGCTGCAGCAGCGCCTGAACCAGCTGCTAATCAGCCCGCGGCATCAACCTATAAAGTAAAGCTTGGTGATTACCTCGGAAAGATTGCTAATCAATTCGATCTTACCGTCGCAGAGTTAAAAGCGATGAACAATCTCAAATCCGCTGTGATTTACGCAGGCCAGACCCTTAAAGTGCAAGGTTCAAGCGCAGCACCGCCTAGTAAGGTGGAAGAAACAAAGCCATCTGCAAACAGTAAAATTGATACGATGATTGCTGAAGCCAAGAAACATGTTGGAGTGCCTTATAGATGGGCTGGAAATACTCCTTCTGGATTTGACTGCAGCGGATTCATGTATTATGTACTGAACAAAGTGACGTCTGTTTCCCGTCTCAGCACTGCTGGGTATTGGGACATCATGACGCCGGTCAGCTCTCCGCAAAAAGGTGACTTAGTTTATTTCACTACATATAAGGCAGGCCCGTCACATATGGGAATTTATCTTGGCAATGGAGAATTTATTCATGCAAGTTCATCAGGTGTTACCATCTCTAAATTGGATAATTCCTACTGGAAGGCAAGATACCTTGGAGCAAAACGATATTTAAAGTAA
- a CDS encoding NCS2 family permease: MQDKKNLLSFLNSFFRLDERQTTVKTEFIAALTTFMTVSYIILVNPIILSEAGMPKEAALAGTILAIVITTLLMGLWANLPIVIGPGMGLNAFFTYTVVLGQGLSWETALGAVFISGFVFFLLSVSGVSSKVVSAIPKTLKASITAGIGLFVAFIGLKNGGIIVPDEATYVALGNIADQGTWLALSGLILAAVLVSRNIRGGLILSIFVITALSMLIGHSPVPKSAGDILSFDWPSVELTFMKLDIMAAIGYGIFSVIFSFTIVELFDTLATLIGLTKKANLNDENGETPNMKRALTTGAIGTMISAVFGSTAMNTYIENATGIAEGGRTGLKAVFAALLFLLTLLFTPLIQFIPNAATGPVLIIIGAFMMTELKEIHFDDLTELIPAFLTLIMMPLTFSIAEGVAFGFISYTLLKVFTGRTKELHWMMYIITAAFLINFYTMI, encoded by the coding sequence ATGCAAGACAAGAAAAACCTACTTTCGTTTTTAAACTCGTTTTTCCGTTTAGATGAACGGCAAACAACGGTGAAAACGGAATTTATTGCGGCCCTGACAACTTTTATGACGGTTAGCTACATCATCCTTGTTAACCCGATTATCTTATCTGAAGCCGGTATGCCAAAGGAAGCAGCACTCGCCGGTACAATCTTAGCTATTGTCATTACGACTCTATTAATGGGGTTATGGGCAAACCTGCCGATTGTCATCGGACCCGGAATGGGGTTAAATGCCTTTTTTACATATACTGTCGTCCTTGGCCAGGGATTATCTTGGGAAACGGCTCTTGGGGCTGTATTTATCTCAGGTTTTGTCTTCTTTCTATTATCTGTTTCAGGAGTCAGTTCAAAAGTTGTCTCTGCAATTCCTAAAACATTGAAAGCTTCCATTACTGCAGGAATCGGATTATTTGTAGCATTTATCGGCCTTAAAAACGGAGGCATCATTGTTCCCGATGAAGCAACCTATGTTGCACTCGGAAACATTGCAGATCAGGGAACATGGCTTGCGCTTTCAGGATTGATCCTTGCAGCGGTGCTTGTATCCAGAAATATTAGAGGCGGATTGATTTTAAGCATCTTTGTCATTACGGCATTGTCCATGCTGATCGGTCACTCGCCTGTGCCAAAATCTGCAGGGGATATCCTTTCCTTTGACTGGCCATCGGTTGAATTAACGTTTATGAAGCTTGATATTATGGCTGCGATCGGATATGGTATTTTCTCAGTCATCTTTTCATTTACGATCGTAGAATTATTCGATACATTGGCTACCTTGATCGGATTAACAAAAAAAGCGAATCTGAATGATGAAAATGGCGAAACACCTAATATGAAACGCGCATTGACGACCGGAGCGATCGGCACAATGATCAGTGCGGTGTTTGGAAGCACAGCCATGAATACCTATATTGAAAATGCAACCGGAATTGCAGAAGGAGGAAGAACTGGCTTAAAAGCAGTATTTGCTGCTCTGCTGTTTTTGCTGACTCTTTTATTTACACCTCTGATTCAATTCATCCCAAACGCTGCGACAGGTCCAGTTTTAATTATTATTGGAGCCTTTATGATGACAGAACTGAAGGAAATTCATTTTGATGATTTGACCGAATTGATCCCGGCATTTTTAACCCTCATTATGATGCCATTAACGTTCAGTATTGCAGAAGGTGTAGCATTCGGTTTTATCTCATACACATTATTAAAGGTTTTTACCGGCAGAACAAAAGAACTTCACTGGATGATGTATATCATTACTGCAGCCTTTTTAATAAATTTCTATACAATGATTTAG
- a CDS encoding Hsp20/alpha crystallin family protein, with amino-acid sequence MFPWKKNFPFNQSGQMPDAFKNMNPKNVEDYIQNVMGNVFGEGFPQQFPFQGNMAGNMAYNNKHTPANQGSTELFETNDHIFVKVQASEEQLENLRIQHSSNQLFILNFPSMGEQKKLVLPSLVKRKGTKASYRNGILEIKLHKNEDLQISEIEITQD; translated from the coding sequence ATGTTTCCCTGGAAAAAAAACTTTCCATTTAATCAATCCGGGCAAATGCCTGATGCTTTTAAAAATATGAATCCTAAAAATGTTGAAGACTATATTCAAAATGTCATGGGAAATGTTTTCGGCGAGGGCTTTCCCCAGCAGTTCCCTTTTCAGGGCAATATGGCAGGAAATATGGCGTATAACAACAAACATACTCCTGCAAATCAAGGCAGTACAGAGCTATTTGAAACGAACGACCACATCTTCGTCAAAGTGCAGGCTTCAGAAGAACAGCTTGAAAATCTTCGAATACAGCACAGCAGCAATCAGCTTTTCATTTTGAACTTCCCTTCAATGGGTGAACAGAAAAAACTCGTCCTTCCTTCCCTAGTTAAGCGTAAAGGTACAAAAGCATCTTACCGGAATGGAATTCTTGAAATAAAGCTTCATAAAAATGAGGACCTGCAAATATCCGAGATTGAAATAACTCAAGATTAA
- the bshB2 gene encoding bacillithiol biosynthesis deacetylase BshB2: MREHVLVVLPHPDDESFGVGGLMSLKRKEGIPVTYACATLGQMGRNMGNPLFANREILPEIRKKELRDACDALDVQDLRMLGLRDKTLEFEDIDRFADIIEEIIQDVKPTLVVTFYPEHGVHPDHDATGAATIRALSRMPHEDRPETYCVAITKNRVEALGEHDVTIDISSVAEMKLNALRAHRSQTEGMLKQMEEKFKNKEPEVMHWVEQEIFWTYHWND; the protein is encoded by the coding sequence ATGAGAGAGCATGTATTAGTTGTTCTGCCTCACCCGGATGACGAGTCATTTGGAGTTGGGGGTTTAATGTCATTAAAACGTAAAGAAGGAATTCCTGTTACCTACGCCTGCGCAACACTTGGCCAGATGGGAAGAAACATGGGAAATCCTTTGTTTGCAAACCGGGAGATCCTGCCTGAAATCCGTAAAAAAGAACTAAGAGATGCATGTGATGCACTTGATGTTCAGGATTTAAGAATGCTGGGTCTGCGTGACAAAACTCTTGAATTTGAAGACATCGACCGTTTTGCAGATATTATTGAAGAAATCATTCAAGATGTGAAGCCTACCCTTGTTGTCACGTTTTATCCTGAACATGGCGTTCATCCTGATCATGACGCTACAGGTGCTGCAACCATTCGTGCATTAAGCAGAATGCCGCATGAAGACCGCCCTGAGACTTACTGTGTTGCCATCACAAAAAACCGGGTAGAGGCGCTTGGCGAGCATGATGTCACAATTGATATCTCAAGCGTAGCCGAAATGAAATTAAATGCATTGCGCGCTCATCGAAGCCAGACAGAAGGTATGCTAAAGCAAATGGAAGAAAAGTTCAAAAACAAAGAACCAGAAGTCATGCATTGGGTGGAGCAGGAGATTTTCTGGACTTATCATTGGAATGACTGA
- a CDS encoding MATE family efflux transporter: MKQTFTLSEKGKQFSLILLPILITQLSLYSMNFFDTTMSGKVSPGDLAGVAIGSSIWVPVYTGLSGILLAVTPIVSQYVGAKQKEKIPFTVIQGLYLSVLLSIIVGVIGIFVIDPILNSMTLEDHVRETAKFYLVALAFGILPLFAYNVLRCFIDALGFTRVSMFITLLSLPINIVFNYLFIFGKFGFPALGGVGSGVASTITYWCIFLISAFVIVKKQPFVDYGIFKKLYSASAKAWLSLLKIGIPIGIAIFFETSIFAAVTLLMSNYDTVTIASHQIAINFASLLYMLPLSISMALTIVVGFEVGAKRYRDAKQYSYLGIVMAVILSLITAAIIYFLRSEIAAIYTNEGIVIKLSAHFLIYAIFFQLSDAIAAPIQGALRGYKDVNVTLVMALVSYWVIGLPTGYLLANNTSFMAFGYWIGLIAGLAAAALALSARLWFIQNKVYTLSEKQKGSTYNIKKDDL, translated from the coding sequence ATGAAACAAACCTTTACACTTTCGGAGAAAGGCAAGCAATTTTCTCTCATCCTATTGCCGATTTTAATAACACAGCTCTCTCTTTATTCAATGAATTTCTTTGATACGACCATGTCAGGAAAAGTAAGCCCCGGAGATCTTGCAGGTGTTGCAATTGGATCAAGTATCTGGGTGCCTGTCTATACCGGACTAAGCGGTATCCTGCTTGCAGTAACTCCGATTGTTTCACAGTATGTTGGTGCAAAGCAGAAGGAAAAAATCCCTTTTACAGTTATTCAAGGCTTGTACCTGTCTGTATTGCTGTCAATTATAGTGGGAGTTATCGGTATTTTTGTCATTGATCCAATATTAAATTCAATGACACTGGAGGATCATGTCAGAGAGACGGCTAAATTTTATCTTGTTGCTTTGGCTTTTGGAATTTTGCCTCTCTTTGCATATAATGTTTTGCGCTGCTTTATTGATGCTCTTGGGTTTACGAGAGTATCAATGTTCATCACATTATTATCTCTGCCCATCAATATTGTATTTAATTATTTATTTATTTTTGGGAAGTTCGGTTTTCCTGCTCTCGGCGGAGTAGGATCTGGTGTTGCTTCAACCATTACATACTGGTGTATTTTTCTGATTTCCGCTTTTGTCATTGTGAAAAAGCAGCCTTTTGTTGACTATGGTATTTTCAAGAAATTGTACAGCGCTTCTGCAAAAGCCTGGCTAAGTCTATTAAAAATCGGAATCCCTATAGGAATCGCAATATTCTTTGAAACTAGTATTTTTGCAGCCGTTACCTTATTAATGAGCAATTACGACACGGTCACGATTGCCTCCCATCAAATCGCTATCAACTTTGCCTCTCTTCTGTATATGCTTCCGCTCAGCATTTCAATGGCGCTTACGATTGTCGTCGGATTTGAAGTTGGCGCGAAACGATACAGGGATGCAAAGCAATACAGTTATTTAGGGATTGTCATGGCTGTTATCCTGTCGCTTATTACCGCAGCGATTATTTATTTCTTAAGAAGTGAAATTGCAGCGATCTATACGAATGAAGGCATTGTCATAAAGCTTTCAGCACATTTTTTGATCTATGCGATTTTCTTTCAGCTCTCAGATGCAATTGCCGCCCCTATTCAAGGAGCGCTGCGCGGCTATAAAGATGTAAATGTCACCCTGGTGATGGCGCTTGTTTCTTACTGGGTCATAGGACTTCCAACGGGATATTTGCTCGCAAACAATACGTCTTTCATGGCTTTCGGGTACTGGATTGGCTTGATAGCAGGCCTTGCCGCTGCTGCACTAGCTTTGTCTGCAAGACTGTGGTTTATTCAAAATAAGGTTTATACGCTTAGTGAAAAACAAAAGGGATCAACCTATAATATTAAGAAAGATGATCTCTAA
- a CDS encoding SDR family oxidoreductase, which produces MNRTVIITGGANGIGEELVKQYAAKGDKVIFADIDARKGKSIKSNYENSYFVQTDVRNVQEIKQFIQEAERTTGRIDILINNAGVSRFKSPFELTLEDWDDVMNTNLRSTFFCSKEAAKVMRKNSAGGFIVNIASTRASMSEPGSEAYAATKGGIVALTHALAASFSEERIKVNSISPGWIETKDYENLRQIDHDQHLSKRVGTPADIAKACFYLTDPENDFVTGSNIVVDGGMTRKMIYEH; this is translated from the coding sequence ATGAACCGAACAGTCATCATCACAGGCGGTGCCAACGGGATAGGGGAAGAACTAGTTAAACAGTATGCTGCTAAAGGCGACAAGGTTATTTTTGCTGATATTGATGCAAGAAAGGGTAAAAGCATTAAAAGTAATTATGAAAACTCTTATTTCGTTCAAACGGATGTAAGAAATGTTCAGGAAATCAAACAGTTTATTCAAGAAGCAGAACGTACAACCGGAAGGATTGATATCTTAATTAATAACGCGGGAGTATCCAGATTTAAATCCCCATTTGAGCTGACTTTGGAGGATTGGGACGATGTTATGAACACGAATTTAAGAAGCACGTTCTTCTGTTCAAAAGAGGCAGCGAAAGTGATGAGGAAGAATTCTGCCGGCGGTTTTATTGTAAATATCGCTTCTACACGGGCATCGATGTCAGAACCGGGTTCAGAGGCTTATGCCGCTACAAAAGGCGGAATTGTTGCGCTGACTCATGCGCTTGCCGCTTCCTTTAGTGAAGAGCGGATTAAAGTGAACAGCATTTCACCTGGTTGGATTGAAACAAAGGATTACGAGAACCTGAGACAGATCGATCATGATCAGCATCTTTCAAAACGGGTAGGCACGCCTGCTGATATTGCCAAGGCCTGTTTTTATTTAACAGATCCTGAAAACGACTTTGTAACAGGATCAAATATTGTCGTAGATGGCGGGATGACAAGAAAAATGATATATGAACATTAA
- a CDS encoding DUF2188 domain-containing protein: MPWTKQDYPNSMKNLPDETLEKAIEIGNALLDDGYEEGRAIPIAVSQAEKWADNDTDKDEYLLLSDEDGWMLKKEGNKRASYRFETKQEALTKGRELVKKNNSTLVVHLKDSSIESKINK, from the coding sequence ATGCCTTGGACAAAACAAGATTACCCAAATTCAATGAAAAACCTTCCTGATGAAACCCTTGAAAAAGCAATTGAGATCGGAAATGCCTTGCTTGATGATGGATACGAAGAGGGGCGGGCCATTCCGATTGCCGTTTCACAGGCAGAAAAATGGGCAGACAATGACACGGATAAAGATGAATATCTCCTGTTGTCAGATGAAGATGGATGGATGCTAAAAAAAGAGGGAAATAAACGTGCAAGTTATCGATTTGAGACAAAACAGGAGGCTCTTACAAAGGGAAGAGAGCTTGTGAAGAAAAATAATTCCACGCTGGTTGTCCATCTGAAAGACAGCTCAATTGAAAGCAAAATAAATAAATAG
- a CDS encoding nitroreductase family protein, whose amino-acid sequence MSTSTTESILSIMSERSSVRKYDPSAKISKDELREILEITGKAPSAWNLQHWNFMVFHSNVSKERLLPIAYNQSQITEASAVVAILGDLEANKNTDQVYNPLVVAGFMKEEIKETLTGQINGAYQNPIYARDAAFSNASLAAMQLMLAAKAKGFDTCAIGGFNAQQLSETFKIEDRYVPVMLISIGKAAKPAHQSSRISIDELSTFL is encoded by the coding sequence ATGTCAACATCTACAACAGAAAGTATCTTGTCTATTATGTCTGAACGCAGCTCTGTGCGCAAATATGATCCATCTGCAAAAATCAGCAAAGATGAACTCAGAGAAATTCTTGAGATTACTGGAAAGGCTCCATCTGCATGGAACCTTCAGCACTGGAACTTCATGGTTTTCCATAGTAATGTGTCTAAAGAAAGACTTCTTCCTATTGCTTATAACCAAAGCCAAATTACTGAAGCCTCTGCAGTAGTAGCCATTTTGGGCGATCTTGAAGCAAATAAGAACACAGATCAAGTTTATAATCCGCTTGTAGTAGCAGGTTTTATGAAAGAAGAAATTAAAGAAACACTTACAGGCCAAATCAATGGCGCTTATCAAAATCCGATTTACGCCCGCGATGCCGCTTTCAGTAATGCCTCACTTGCAGCTATGCAGCTAATGCTTGCTGCAAAAGCTAAAGGTTTTGATACATGCGCAATCGGCGGCTTTAATGCTCAGCAGCTGTCTGAAACATTTAAAATTGAAGACCGCTATGTACCAGTTATGCTCATCTCTATCGGAAAAGCAGCTAAACCTGCACACCAAAGCTCACGCATCAGCATCGATGAATTGAGCACATTTTTATAA
- the rarD gene encoding EamA family transporter RarD, translating to MEQRNSDTYRTGLMHTALAYFLWGILPVYWKLIDHVGAEEILAHRVFWSFLFMMSLIQINKQWAQLLEVCNRMLKKPLLLVSLILSSVLISINWFLYIWAVNNDHILETSLGYYINPLISVLLGMVFLKERLNRWQYASFILAAAGVLFMTMQYGKFPFVAIILALSFGFYGLTKKVTKLNASIGLTLETMMVTPVALIYLATIANKGESAFFEWSLGTNAFLIGAGIVTAVPLLLFAKGAQHIPLFMVGILQYIAPTITLLLGVLIYNESFTSTEIITFSLIWSALVLFSFSHVRGLKENVWKLKKKKTMEM from the coding sequence ATGGAGCAAAGAAATTCAGATACATATCGCACAGGCCTGATGCACACAGCACTAGCCTATTTTTTATGGGGTATCCTTCCGGTTTATTGGAAGCTGATCGATCATGTCGGGGCTGAAGAAATCCTGGCACACCGAGTGTTTTGGTCATTTCTTTTTATGATGAGCCTGATACAGATTAATAAACAGTGGGCTCAGCTGCTGGAAGTTTGCAATAGAATGCTGAAAAAACCTCTGCTCCTGGTTTCACTTATCCTGTCATCAGTTCTGATCAGCATTAACTGGTTCCTTTACATATGGGCCGTTAATAATGATCATATCCTGGAAACGAGCTTAGGGTATTATATTAATCCTTTAATCAGCGTTCTCCTTGGTATGGTGTTTTTAAAAGAACGGCTCAATAGATGGCAATATGCTTCATTCATCCTTGCTGCGGCGGGTGTTCTTTTCATGACGATGCAATATGGTAAGTTTCCATTTGTAGCGATCATACTTGCATTGAGCTTTGGTTTTTACGGTTTAACCAAAAAAGTGACCAAATTAAATGCTTCAATTGGACTTACACTGGAGACAATGATGGTCACGCCTGTTGCCCTGATTTATTTAGCAACGATTGCAAATAAAGGAGAGTCTGCTTTTTTTGAATGGAGTTTAGGAACGAATGCATTCTTAATTGGAGCGGGAATCGTAACGGCGGTTCCATTGCTGCTGTTTGCAAAAGGGGCACAGCATATTCCTTTATTTATGGTTGGAATTCTGCAATATATCGCACCAACCATCACTCTCTTACTTGGAGTTTTAATTTATAATGAATCGTTTACGAGTACAGAAATCATTACGTTTTCCTTAATTTGGAGTGCACTTGTGCTCTTTTCCTTTTCACACGTTAGAGGATTAAAGGAAAATGTATGGAAGCTGAAAAAAAAGAAAACGATGGAAATGTAA
- a CDS encoding helix-turn-helix transcriptional regulator has protein sequence MESNLCPKMEKAFGFLGKRWTGLIIHVLLDGPKRFKDLTDTIPSISQKMLVERLKELESAGIVQRVVIPDTPVKVTYQLTEMGHSLEKVMKEVKEWADRYCFEEGKKE, from the coding sequence ATGGAATCTAATTTATGTCCCAAAATGGAAAAAGCATTCGGATTTTTAGGAAAAAGATGGACAGGTTTAATCATCCATGTCTTGTTAGACGGACCTAAACGATTTAAGGATTTAACAGATACCATTCCTAGTATTAGCCAAAAAATGCTTGTGGAACGATTGAAAGAATTGGAATCGGCGGGCATTGTACAGCGGGTTGTAATTCCTGATACACCAGTAAAGGTCACATATCAGCTCACAGAAATGGGCCACTCTTTAGAAAAAGTAATGAAAGAAGTGAAAGAATGGGCAGATCGCTATTGCTTTGAGGAGGGGAAAAAGGAATGA
- a CDS encoding YojF family protein encodes MVPITKDDIQKHLDVLVKKEVYVHLETTTGAYSAHMNENNMTVVAFIRNAKVSFNQAKITGQGPFRVGLKIDHGWIYAEGLTDWVYNEKNQLLMAGHDREGKLAIALQISETPFAE; translated from the coding sequence ATGGTCCCCATTACGAAAGATGATATTCAGAAACATTTAGACGTTCTGGTGAAGAAGGAAGTTTATGTTCACCTGGAAACGACGACAGGCGCTTATTCTGCCCACATGAATGAAAATAATATGACAGTTGTGGCTTTTATCAGAAATGCAAAAGTTTCCTTTAACCAGGCAAAGATCACCGGACAGGGTCCATTCCGTGTCGGACTCAAAATAGATCACGGGTGGATTTATGCAGAAGGCCTTACAGACTGGGTGTACAATGAAAAGAATCAGCTGCTGATGGCAGGGCATGACCGCGAAGGAAAGCTTGCCATTGCGCTTCAAATCAGCGAGACTCCGTTTGCAGAGTAG
- the cdaS gene encoding sporulation-specific diadenylate cyclase CdaS gives MKKEIIDPINKYIYDQLGNIINESQQLMNSLHKKDHCLLCELEDLHTIFQQLQSQASSFYLQTYLTEYTPHYALLSKVIQHLSAHKHGGLIVIERKDSIVPFLQNGVPIDAYLSASLLESIFYPGNPLHDGAVLVSGTKIISAANVLPLSTKTADAKIGTRHRAALGITESTDAIALVVSEETGKMSFAINGGLYPFSSE, from the coding sequence TTGAAAAAAGAAATAATTGATCCCATTAATAAATACATTTATGACCAGCTGGGAAACATCATCAATGAATCTCAGCAGCTTATGAATTCTCTTCATAAGAAAGACCACTGTCTGCTTTGTGAGCTTGAAGATCTGCATACGATTTTTCAGCAGCTGCAGTCGCAGGCATCATCCTTTTACTTGCAGACTTATTTAACAGAGTACACTCCGCATTACGCATTACTCTCAAAAGTCATTCAGCATCTGTCTGCTCATAAACACGGAGGTTTGATAGTGATAGAGAGAAAAGACAGCATTGTCCCTTTTCTTCAAAACGGTGTGCCGATTGATGCTTATTTATCTGCGTCATTGCTTGAAAGTATTTTTTATCCAGGGAATCCTCTGCATGATGGAGCAGTGCTTGTTTCTGGTACAAAAATCATTTCTGCAGCAAACGTACTTCCGCTTTCTACTAAAACCGCAGATGCCAAGATTGGTACGAGGCACCGGGCTGCCCTTGGCATAACAGAATCAACAGATGCAATAGCGCTAGTTGTATCAGAAGAAACAGGGAAGATGTCATTTGCCATAAATGGGGGGCTGTACCCGTTCAGCTCTGAATAA